A section of the Leminorella richardii genome encodes:
- a CDS encoding AAA family ATPase produces MTINQLEWQQLLPDTTPYAGLFAQEYSSEPINFSAIQPRLHRALDAFCHQHETASPFMVVKAVDNRAYLALINDCIEKFLTPRLQTFGSRYDIQQNAVTRIDAESPEDNFAAHSLSLYEEWLEAEQLFGCVRQCGDSYTLVPGLVHEANGGVLILSVRTLLAQPYLWLWLKQTVLSKRFQWRSTDENKPLPLSIPSMPVELKVILVGDRYGLGALQEQEPELIEQALYAEFEDDLTLSDEDDVAKWCDYVTRVACQYKLPEVSADAYPLLIKEGVRRSGDQERLPLCPLFISQLLSDAARWASPSITAEALIQSREEKRWREGYLSEMVLDDIDLGQVHIDTEGAVIGQINGLSVLEYPGHPRAMGEPSRISCVVHMGDGEVTDIERKSELGGNLHAKGIMIMQAFITSELAADQQFPFSSSIVFEQSYGEVDGDSASLAGLCALISALSQLPISQQIAVTGSVDQFGNVQTIGGINEKVEGFFDVCNARGLTGSQGIILPLTNVRHLCLKDEVVEAVQQGKFNLWAVEHVRDALPLLTGLPYIDENAPCILSAIQERIAQAGGSDRHRLPWPLRWINWFNRG; encoded by the coding sequence TTGACGATTAATCAGCTTGAGTGGCAACAGCTGTTGCCGGACACTACGCCCTACGCCGGACTGTTTGCACAAGAGTACAGCAGCGAGCCTATCAACTTTTCAGCCATACAGCCCCGGCTGCATCGTGCTTTAGATGCCTTTTGCCACCAGCATGAAACCGCCTCTCCCTTTATGGTCGTTAAGGCAGTGGACAATCGCGCCTATCTGGCTTTGATTAATGACTGCATTGAAAAATTTCTCACGCCTCGCTTACAGACCTTTGGCAGCCGCTATGACATCCAGCAAAATGCTGTCACTCGCATTGATGCTGAAAGCCCAGAGGACAACTTTGCCGCGCATTCCCTCAGCCTCTATGAAGAATGGTTGGAGGCTGAACAGCTCTTTGGCTGCGTACGTCAGTGCGGTGATAGCTATACGCTGGTACCTGGCTTGGTTCACGAAGCTAACGGTGGCGTGCTTATTCTTTCTGTCAGAACGCTGCTGGCACAGCCCTACTTATGGCTGTGGCTAAAGCAAACTGTGCTCAGCAAACGCTTTCAGTGGCGCTCGACGGATGAAAACAAGCCATTGCCGCTTTCAATTCCTTCGATGCCTGTCGAGCTCAAAGTTATTTTAGTTGGCGATCGCTATGGCCTTGGCGCTTTACAAGAGCAGGAGCCTGAACTTATCGAACAGGCTCTGTATGCCGAATTTGAGGACGACCTTACCCTAAGTGACGAAGACGATGTCGCCAAGTGGTGCGATTACGTCACGCGCGTTGCCTGCCAATATAAGCTGCCCGAAGTCAGCGCAGACGCCTATCCGCTGCTTATCAAAGAGGGCGTAAGAAGAAGCGGCGATCAGGAAAGGCTGCCGCTGTGCCCACTGTTTATCAGCCAGCTTCTGTCGGACGCTGCGCGCTGGGCCTCACCTTCTATTACAGCCGAAGCGCTTATTCAGTCGCGGGAAGAAAAACGCTGGCGTGAAGGCTATCTGTCGGAAATGGTTCTGGACGATATCGATCTGGGCCAGGTGCATATTGATACTGAAGGCGCTGTCATTGGGCAAATTAACGGGTTGTCTGTTCTTGAATACCCCGGTCACCCACGCGCAATGGGTGAACCGTCGCGCATCAGCTGTGTCGTCCATATGGGCGACGGAGAAGTGACAGACATCGAACGTAAGTCGGAGCTCGGCGGCAATCTGCACGCCAAGGGCATTATGATTATGCAGGCATTTATTACTTCTGAACTGGCCGCCGACCAACAGTTTCCCTTCTCCAGCTCCATTGTTTTTGAGCAGTCTTACGGTGAAGTTGACGGAGACAGTGCATCGCTTGCAGGGCTATGCGCACTAATAAGCGCCCTTTCTCAGCTGCCAATAAGCCAGCAAATCGCCGTGACCGGCTCTGTCGATCAGTTTGGTAACGTGCAAACTATCGGCGGCATCAACGAAAAGGTTGAAGGATTTTTTGACGTGTGTAACGCCCGTGGTTTGACTGGCTCACAGGGAATTATTCTACCGCTGACCAACGTGCGTCACCTATGCCTAAAAGACGAAGTGGTTGAAGCCGTACAGCAAGGGAAATTTAATCTGTGGGCGGTTGAACACGTTCGCGATGCACTACCTCTGTTAACCGGCCTTCCTTACATTGATGAGAATG
- the matP gene encoding macrodomain Ter protein MatP, with product MKYQQLDNLESGWKWKYLVKKHREGEEITRYVEYSAAQEVIEELLRLENEPTKVLEWIQAHINPNLDNRLKQTIRARRKRHFNAEQQHTRKKSIDLEFLVWQRLSALSQRRGITLSETIVQLIEDAERKEQYASQMSLLKQDLKAILSQDN from the coding sequence ATGAAATATCAGCAGTTGGACAATCTGGAAAGCGGCTGGAAGTGGAAGTATCTGGTCAAAAAGCACCGGGAAGGTGAAGAAATTACGCGCTACGTTGAGTATAGCGCGGCGCAAGAGGTTATTGAAGAGCTGCTACGGCTGGAAAATGAGCCTACCAAGGTATTAGAGTGGATTCAGGCACATATTAACCCTAATTTGGATAACCGACTTAAGCAGACCATTCGAGCCCGGAGAAAACGCCACTTTAACGCTGAACAGCAGCATACTCGCAAGAAGTCTATCGATCTGGAGTTTCTGGTATGGCAGCGGCTGTCAGCCCTTTCACAAAGAAGGGGCATTACCCTGTCGGAAACGATTGTACAGCTTATCGAAGATGCGGAAAGAAAAGAGCAGTATGCCAGCCAGATGTCTCTGCTTAAGCAGGATCTGAAAGCCATTCTGTCACAGGATAATTAA
- the ompA gene encoding porin OmpA, with protein sequence MKKTAIALAVALAGFATVAQAAPLDNTWYTGAKVGWSDYHDTGFYNKYASGNNTHPNQLGAGAYVGYQVNQYVGFEFGYDWLGRMTYRGDDSAAYKAQGIQLSAKLSYPIMNDLDLYTRLGAMGWRGDRTAHPAVGGTYKDHETGVSPLAAVGVEYAITPSIATRLDYQWVSNIGDADSVGVRPDNGMLSLGVAYRFGQTKAAAPIAVPVVETKRFTLKSDVLFAFNKSTLKAEGKQALDQLYGELSSIKPQDGSIVVLGYTDRIGSESYNQKLSEQRAHSVVNYLVSKGIPADKISARGEGKSNPVTGSTCDGMKRGAALIDCLAPDRRVEIEVTGAKDVVTQVKEVVQSAK encoded by the coding sequence ATGAAAAAGACAGCAATTGCATTAGCTGTGGCACTGGCCGGTTTCGCTACTGTAGCGCAAGCCGCCCCGCTGGATAATACTTGGTACACTGGTGCTAAAGTGGGTTGGTCTGACTACCACGACACTGGTTTCTACAACAAGTATGCTTCAGGCAACAACACTCATCCTAACCAGCTGGGCGCAGGTGCCTATGTTGGTTATCAGGTTAACCAGTATGTTGGCTTCGAATTCGGCTACGACTGGCTGGGTCGTATGACCTACCGTGGTGACGACAGCGCAGCTTACAAAGCGCAAGGCATTCAACTGTCTGCCAAGCTGAGCTACCCAATCATGAACGATCTGGATCTGTACACTCGTTTAGGCGCAATGGGCTGGCGCGGTGACAGAACTGCTCATCCAGCAGTTGGTGGTACCTACAAGGATCACGAAACTGGCGTTTCTCCGCTGGCAGCAGTTGGCGTTGAATATGCAATCACTCCTAGCATCGCAACTCGTCTGGACTACCAGTGGGTTAGCAACATCGGTGATGCAGACAGCGTCGGCGTTCGTCCGGACAACGGCATGCTGAGCCTGGGCGTTGCTTACCGCTTCGGTCAGACTAAAGCAGCTGCTCCTATCGCTGTTCCTGTAGTAGAAACCAAGCGCTTCACCCTGAAGTCTGACGTTCTGTTCGCTTTCAACAAGTCTACTCTGAAAGCTGAAGGCAAGCAGGCTCTGGATCAGCTGTACGGCGAACTGAGTTCAATCAAGCCTCAGGACGGTTCTATCGTGGTTCTTGGCTACACTGACCGCATCGGTTCAGAAAGCTACAACCAGAAGCTGTCTGAGCAGCGCGCTCACAGCGTTGTTAACTACCTGGTTAGCAAAGGCATCCCTGCAGACAAGATCTCCGCTCGTGGCGAAGGCAAGTCTAACCCAGTTACCGGTTCTACCTGTGATGGTATGAAGCGTGGCGCAGCTCTGATCGACTGCCTGGCTCCAGATCGTCGTGTAGAAATCGAAGTTACTGGCGCTAAAGACGTTGTAACTCAGGTTAAAGAAGTCGTTCAGTCAGCTAAATAA
- the sulA gene encoding SOS-induced cell division inhibitor SulA encodes MYTTSIVANNASNAPLRELNAHASKAVNLVSEIVYDPQNPFTLHLLMPFLQQLGQQERWQLWLSPERRLNRHWISRLGLSERKSVSLRTASIQESVQTLEKALRSGNFSSVTAWLPALSVEDRQRLDLAAEEGDCYCFILQPMATYRNNISHDIFGNHWH; translated from the coding sequence TGCGTGAGCTAAACGCACACGCCAGTAAGGCTGTCAACTTGGTTAGCGAAATTGTGTACGATCCGCAAAACCCTTTTACACTCCACCTGTTAATGCCTTTTTTACAGCAGTTAGGGCAGCAAGAACGCTGGCAACTGTGGCTTTCTCCGGAGCGCCGCTTAAATCGGCACTGGATAAGCCGTTTAGGTCTATCAGAAAGAAAGAGCGTTTCACTACGTACTGCCTCCATTCAGGAAAGCGTTCAGACTCTGGAAAAAGCCCTACGCAGCGGAAATTTCAGTTCAGTCACTGCTTGGCTGCCCGCATTAAGCGTTGAAGACAGACAGCGTTTGGATCTAGCGGCAGAAGAAGGCGACTGCTACTGCTTCATTCTTCAACCGATGGCAACATACCGTAACAATATTTCTCACGATATCTTTGGCAATCACTGGCATTAA